A single genomic interval of Anaerobacillus sp. CMMVII harbors:
- a CDS encoding GspE/PulE family protein produces the protein MAQKQRKRLGDLLVEAGVISEAQLMTALAEQKKTKNRLGDQLAAMNLVSEQQIIEVLEFQLGIPHVNLYKQKIDPNLINVISDEMARRYQMIPIRKEGNILVVAMADPLDYFALDDLRLSTGFDIQPAIAKKQELQLAINRYYGMQKSIEQMLKDIPTDEDDQAYIEAQQSDDSPVARMVNQLLQQAVQIGASDIHIDPHEYETHIRFRVDGVLRTEKTVPKTMQNILVSRIKIMSNLNIAEKRLPQDGRFKIDVDFRKIDLRVSCLPTIFGEKIVMRLLDTGTVSLGIEHLAFSGENEENVRKMIKSAYGIILVTGPTGSGKSTTLYTALQEINTDFVNIITVEDPVEYQVKGINQVQVNTAIGMSFAAGLRSILRQDPDIVMVGEIRDTETAEIALRAALTGHLVLSTLHTNDAISAISRLIDMGIEPFLVSSALLGVIGQRLVRRVCPACATTHKLAYEEEELFISRGLSVNHIVKGEGCAACNSTGYRGRIGLHETVLADDKLREMITHKLPAAQFLKHAQEKGFKSMYEDGLIKVSEGKTTLEEVYRVTME, from the coding sequence AGCGGGAGTAATTTCAGAGGCACAGCTAATGACAGCGTTAGCTGAGCAAAAAAAGACGAAAAATCGTCTTGGTGATCAGTTAGCTGCGATGAATTTAGTTAGTGAGCAACAAATTATTGAAGTATTGGAGTTTCAGTTAGGTATCCCTCATGTTAATTTGTATAAACAAAAAATTGATCCGAATTTAATTAATGTAATTAGTGATGAAATGGCCCGTCGCTATCAAATGATTCCGATACGAAAAGAAGGGAATATTCTAGTTGTCGCCATGGCTGATCCGCTTGATTACTTTGCCTTAGACGATCTTCGATTAAGTACCGGTTTTGATATTCAACCTGCGATTGCCAAGAAGCAGGAACTCCAACTGGCGATCAATCGTTATTATGGAATGCAAAAATCAATTGAACAGATGTTAAAGGATATTCCGACTGACGAAGATGATCAGGCCTATATTGAAGCGCAGCAATCTGATGATTCACCGGTTGCTAGAATGGTAAACCAGTTACTTCAACAAGCAGTTCAAATTGGGGCTAGTGATATTCATATTGATCCACATGAATATGAGACACATATTCGGTTTCGAGTAGACGGTGTCTTACGAACGGAAAAAACTGTCCCAAAAACGATGCAAAACATTCTTGTTTCGCGGATTAAAATCATGTCAAACCTGAATATTGCTGAAAAACGCTTACCACAAGACGGCCGATTTAAAATCGATGTGGATTTTCGGAAGATTGATCTTCGTGTTTCCTGCTTACCGACGATTTTTGGCGAGAAAATCGTGATGAGGCTGTTAGATACAGGAACAGTATCATTAGGGATTGAACATTTGGCTTTTTCAGGAGAAAATGAGGAAAACGTTCGAAAAATGATCAAAAGTGCTTATGGAATCATTCTTGTAACAGGGCCTACTGGAAGTGGAAAATCTACGACCCTCTATACAGCACTACAGGAAATCAATACTGATTTTGTTAATATTATTACGGTTGAGGATCCTGTTGAGTATCAAGTTAAGGGGATCAATCAGGTTCAAGTAAATACAGCTATCGGCATGAGCTTCGCTGCTGGATTACGTTCAATTTTACGGCAAGATCCTGATATCGTCATGGTCGGAGAAATTCGGGATACTGAAACAGCTGAAATTGCCCTACGTGCTGCTTTAACAGGTCACTTAGTATTAAGTACACTTCATACGAACGATGCGATTAGTGCGATTAGCAGGCTTATTGATATGGGTATTGAACCATTTCTTGTCTCTTCTGCTTTACTTGGGGTAATTGGCCAACGATTAGTGCGTCGAGTCTGCCCAGCATGTGCGACTACGCATAAGCTTGCATATGAGGAGGAAGAATTATTCATTTCCCGGGGGCTTAGTGTCAACCATATTGTTAAAGGGGAAGGCTGTGCCGCTTGTAACAGTACGGGATACAGAGGTCGTATTGGCCTACACGAAACCGTTCTAGCTGATGACAAGCTTCGTGAGATGATTACCCACAAACTTCCAGCTGCTCAATTTCTTAAGCATGCTCAGGAAAAGGGGTTTAAATCGATGTATGAAGATGGCTTAATCAAGGTATCTGAAGGTAAGACTACCCTTGAAGAAGTATATCGTGTAACAATGGAATAA
- a CDS encoding type II secretion system F family protein: MLFLYKAIDAKTGKEISGKLNAPSKDVAASELKGKGLYVAELKEQKESILTVDLNLVIGPPVSNKDFVIFCRQLATLIKAGTSILDSVRLLGDQVSSKPFQKALDGIYEELRSGNPLSEACMKHPKIFDKVFINMVRAGETSGDLEGVLDRMATFYEKGHKVKEKVKSALMYPIVVSIVAVIVVVILLTQVLPSLLNNLTAMGGEIPVPTKVVMALSNFLVAQWYLAALIVIFFVLVFIAIKQNPKGKYMLDYATLKIPIFGVLIQKQMIARITRTMASMFKSSVPVLQTLTMSAEISNNVVVAKVLNEAKESLRSGESLSAPLAKSWLFPKMVTHMIKVGEETGQMDTMLEKIADFYEDEVEQMASRLSSIIEPLMIAILGIIVGTIVLAAMLPMFSIYQQI; the protein is encoded by the coding sequence ATGCTCTTTCTTTATAAGGCAATCGATGCAAAAACAGGTAAAGAAATTTCCGGGAAATTAAATGCCCCTTCTAAAGATGTAGCAGCTTCTGAGCTTAAGGGAAAAGGGCTCTATGTAGCTGAGCTGAAAGAGCAAAAGGAAAGCATATTAACAGTTGACCTAAACTTAGTGATCGGTCCGCCTGTAAGTAATAAAGATTTCGTTATTTTTTGCCGTCAATTAGCAACATTAATTAAAGCTGGGACATCGATTTTAGACTCGGTTCGGCTCTTAGGAGATCAGGTGTCTTCAAAGCCTTTCCAAAAAGCGCTAGATGGAATTTACGAAGAATTACGTTCCGGTAATCCTCTTTCAGAAGCTTGTATGAAACACCCCAAGATATTTGATAAAGTTTTTATTAATATGGTTCGAGCAGGGGAGACAAGTGGTGATTTAGAAGGTGTTTTAGATAGGATGGCAACTTTCTATGAGAAAGGCCACAAAGTGAAGGAAAAGGTGAAATCTGCCTTGATGTACCCAATTGTGGTTTCGATTGTAGCTGTCATTGTCGTCGTTATTTTATTAACACAGGTTTTACCGAGTCTCTTAAATAATTTAACAGCAATGGGTGGAGAAATTCCTGTTCCTACAAAGGTTGTTATGGCTTTATCTAACTTTCTAGTTGCCCAGTGGTATCTAGCTGCTTTGATCGTGATCTTTTTCGTATTAGTTTTTATCGCAATAAAACAGAACCCTAAAGGAAAGTATATGTTGGATTATGCAACATTAAAAATACCAATTTTCGGTGTACTCATCCAAAAACAAATGATTGCACGGATAACAAGAACAATGGCATCGATGTTTAAAAGTTCAGTTCCCGTGCTTCAAACTTTGACGATGAGTGCTGAAATCTCAAATAATGTCGTAGTCGCTAAAGTTCTAAATGAAGCGAAAGAGTCATTACGAAGTGGTGAAAGTCTATCAGCCCCATTAGCAAAGAGTTGGCTTTTTCCAAAAATGGTGACTCATATGATTAAGGTTGGCGAAGAAACAGGGCAAATGGATACAATGCTTGAAAAGATTGCAGACTTTTATGAGGATGAAGTTGAACAGATGGCTAGTCGTTTAAGTTCAATCATTGAACCTTTAATGATTGCTATACTAGGGATTATTGTCGGTACCATTGTTCTTGCTGCCATGCTCCCAATGTTTTCAATCTATCAACAAATATAG
- a CDS encoding LysM peptidoglycan-binding domain-containing protein — protein sequence MVKERPKTETAVETTEQPQATKEVFSVAKSFTGERKQKQQQETPRSEGEVSEVEENQENEVKKHREENALYLTKMLTKGEEEQFKKLKLCIIRENETLETIASRYEINQSTLIRVNRLNDANVSEGQILYIPVTK from the coding sequence GTGGTAAAAGAGCGTCCTAAGACCGAAACGGCTGTTGAAACAACAGAACAACCTCAAGCTACAAAGGAAGTATTTAGTGTTGCAAAAAGTTTTACAGGTGAAAGAAAACAAAAGCAGCAGCAAGAAACACCAAGAAGTGAAGGAGAAGTTTCTGAAGTTGAGGAAAACCAAGAAAATGAAGTGAAAAAACATCGGGAAGAAAATGCCTTATATTTAACGAAAATGCTTACCAAAGGGGAAGAAGAGCAGTTTAAGAAATTGAAGCTTTGTATTATTCGGGAGAATGAGACACTTGAAACAATTGCCTCCCGATATGAAATAAACCAAAGTACACTAATTAGGGTAAATCGTTTAAACGATGCGAATGTATCAGAGGGACAGATTTTATATATTCCTGTTACAAAATAA
- a CDS encoding type IV pilus twitching motility protein PilT has product MNMAQLLNFAFQNGASDLHITIDTTPIVRINGKLKKIGSTQLTPAMTESFAKEITTAEQYNLFQTQGELDFSFALEDVCRFRVNVFKQKNAVSIVCRVINSKIPTFEELRLPEVCRHFAKQTQGLLLVTGPTGSGKSTTLAAMIDYINQTMNKHILTLEDPIEYLHQHNRSIVNQREVGSDSHSFSTGLRAALRQDPDIILVGEMRDVETISTALTAAETGHLVLATLHTTGAAQTVDRIIDVFPGDQQQQIRTQLAVALSGVISQRLLPMPGDRGRVAAMEILVNVPATANLIRSDKVHQILTVLETSKSLGMQTMSMAVENLVNQGLVTRQDADEFVPNWNKR; this is encoded by the coding sequence ATGAATATGGCACAACTGCTAAACTTTGCGTTTCAAAACGGAGCATCAGACCTCCACATTACGATTGATACTACACCAATTGTTCGGATCAATGGAAAATTAAAAAAGATCGGAAGTACTCAGTTAACACCAGCGATGACGGAGTCCTTCGCAAAAGAAATTACTACTGCTGAACAATATAATTTGTTTCAAACTCAAGGAGAGCTGGATTTTTCCTTCGCGTTAGAGGACGTTTGCCGCTTTCGTGTTAATGTCTTTAAACAAAAAAATGCAGTTAGCATCGTTTGTCGTGTCATCAATAGCAAAATTCCAACCTTTGAAGAATTAAGATTACCTGAGGTTTGTAGACATTTTGCAAAACAAACTCAAGGGCTACTGTTAGTAACAGGCCCGACAGGTAGTGGTAAATCTACTACTTTAGCAGCGATGATTGATTATATCAATCAGACGATGAACAAGCATATTCTTACACTTGAAGATCCAATCGAGTACTTACACCAACATAATCGAAGTATTGTTAATCAACGAGAAGTGGGTAGTGATAGCCACTCGTTTTCAACCGGTCTACGTGCTGCGCTCCGTCAAGATCCGGATATTATCCTGGTCGGGGAAATGCGTGATGTTGAAACGATTTCAACTGCATTAACAGCCGCTGAAACAGGGCACTTAGTCCTTGCAACACTTCATACAACAGGTGCAGCCCAAACGGTAGATCGGATTATTGATGTGTTTCCAGGCGATCAACAACAGCAAATACGCACCCAACTAGCGGTGGCGCTATCCGGAGTGATTTCACAGCGTCTGTTGCCAATGCCTGGTGACCGCGGCCGTGTTGCGGCTATGGAAATACTAGTGAATGTTCCAGCAACTGCTAATCTAATTAGATCAGATAAAGTTCATCAAATATTAACAGTATTAGAAACGTCAAAATCGCTTGGGATGCAAACGATGAGCATGGCAGTTGAAAATTTAGTAAACCAAGGCCTTGTTACTAGACAAGATGCAGATGAATTTGTTCCTAACTGGAACAAACGGTAG
- the spoVID gene encoding stage VI sporulation protein D yields the protein MTQDHSSKLSFSIEESVWLNKGQEVAEIVSLSLDPEITVQEHGEYVLIRGGLKLTGEYRSSGNSTVSEEDNESLSTQVAFRSIEEVTLNEDGTGEIRHHFPIDVTIPQERIRSLDDIYVIVDSFDYDLPERGCIQLTADVSITGMSTGKVNRDITEADVEAEQEDRTFHYEAYDQERFEHDETIVEFPTAPSLEQEEEVEVEEEEEEVEVEEVEVQVVAEHREELASRSEESEEVAEISEEVEAIAEGTEEVLEVEVEVKR from the coding sequence TTGACACAAGATCATTCATCAAAGCTATCATTTTCCATTGAAGAATCAGTGTGGCTCAATAAAGGTCAGGAAGTAGCCGAAATCGTATCTTTATCATTAGATCCTGAAATTACAGTACAAGAACATGGGGAATATGTACTTATTCGTGGGGGTTTAAAGTTAACAGGAGAGTACCGTTCATCAGGTAACAGTACCGTTTCTGAGGAGGACAATGAGTCACTTTCAACGCAAGTTGCATTTCGATCAATCGAAGAAGTAACGTTAAATGAAGATGGGACAGGTGAAATCAGACATCACTTTCCAATCGACGTCACCATTCCACAAGAGAGAATTAGAAGTTTAGACGATATATATGTAATTGTAGATTCGTTTGATTATGATTTACCAGAACGTGGATGTATCCAATTAACAGCAGATGTCTCGATAACCGGTATGTCAACTGGTAAAGTGAACAGAGATATTACGGAAGCTGATGTAGAGGCAGAACAAGAAGACCGTACGTTCCATTATGAGGCTTATGATCAGGAACGTTTTGAACATGATGAAACAATCGTTGAGTTCCCAACTGCTCCATCTTTAGAACAAGAGGAAGAAGTTGAGGTTGAAGAAGAAGAAGAAGAAGTAGAAGTAGAAGAAGTGGAAGTCCAAGTAGTAGCAGAACATAGAGAAGAGTTAGCTAGTCGTAGTGAAGAAAGTGAAGAAGTGGCAGAAATTTCTGAAGAGGTTGAAGCCATTGCGGAAGGCACGGAAGAGGTCTTGGAAGTAGAGGTAGAGGTAAAGAGATAA